In Archocentrus centrarchus isolate MPI-CPG fArcCen1 chromosome 16, fArcCen1, whole genome shotgun sequence, a single window of DNA contains:
- the LOC115794408 gene encoding immunoglobulin superfamily DCC subclass member 3-like, giving the protein MKKMWSWKLLLLLLLEGLCCSGVLGASELAFLKEPSDVIAVRDRPLMLDCEVEGEGPITITWRRNGVPIATGTRVTVLANGTLLIRNFSKRRESNETDAGEYECAAQNRYGMLVSRKARVQLASLPKFLSHPQSMDVDEGGVARLTCQVNGIPEANITWQKDRHPLSTEDHRYTLLPNGVLQITSVRRTDGGLFRCVASNIANIRYSHEAQLSVTVAGSRIYKEPVILSGPQNLTINVHQTAILECVATGNPRPIVSWSRLDGRSIGVEGIQVLGTGNLMISDATLQHSGVYVCSANRPGSRSRRTALGRLVVQAPPEFVQWPQSVSRPAGASAVFSCTASGVPDPHLIWLKNGKLLMPSGNVKLTNGNTTLAITRITPDDEAIYQCIAENSAGTNQASARLAISQGSEQPEAPTGLQVVPLSSSSLQLTWDQPAEHVSQQIIGYVLHIRKLGEPDSAELQEAVSKTTFKHEFNNLEAATTYSIYLKAYSALGGSQQSNSIMATTLGGVPSPPSFFTKVLNQTAMQVYWELPSKPGKLEGFRLEYHGVSNPEMQGQEIFPAHINTHTISHLEPAAVYEIQLVAFNGNGDSPSNRRLVSLAEGESAAAAGPSCNCDPSNGSMSTLLVGLHSGLACILCCLLLILLGYRRNFFCRKAESWETPPTLNSVRGPKGHTPESFELSQRCDSTPAPVMVMVEPAPPVQPGTG; this is encoded by the exons ATGAAGAAGATGTGGAgctggaagctgctgctgctgctgctgctggagggtCTCTGCTGCTCAG GTGTCCTTGGAGCTTCAGAGCTGGCCTTCTTGAAGGAGCCCAGTGATGTCATTGCAGTCAGGGACCGCCCCCTGATGCTGGACTGTGAGGTGGAGGGGGAAGGGCCCATCACCATCACCTGGAGACGTAACGGGGTTCCCATAGCGACCGGCACCAGGGTGACGGTGCTCGCCAACGGCACGCTACTCATCAGAAATTTCTCCAAAAGACGAGAGAGCAACGAGACAGACGCCGGAGAGTACGAGTGTGCCGCGCAGAACCGCTACGGCATGCTGGTCAGCCGCAAGGCCCGTGTCCAGCTCGCAT CCCTCCCTAAGTTCCTCTCTCACCCACAGTCCATGGATGTGGATGAAGGGGGTGTGGCCAGACTAACCTGTCAGGTAAATGGGATCCCAGAGGCCAACATCACCTGGCAGAAAGACCGACACCCACTGAGCACTGAAGACCACAG GTACACCCTGCTTCCTAACGGCGTGCTGCAGATCACCAGCGTTCGACGGACTGATGGCGGTTTGTTTCGCTGCGTCGCCTCAAACATCGCCAACATTCGCTACAGCCATGAGGCCCAGCTGTCTGTCACCG TTGCAGGATCCAGGATCTACAAGGAGCCTGTCATCCTGTCCGGCCCTCAGAACCTCACCATCAACGTCCACCAGACCGCCATCCTGGAGTGCGTTGCCACAGGAAACCCTCGGCCCATCGTGTCCTGGAGTCGCCTCG ACGGCCGGTCCATCGGCGTGGAGGGGATACAGGTTCTGGGAACAGGAAACCTGATGATCTCTGATGCCACTCTGCAGCATTCAGGAGTTTATGTTTGTTCAGCCAACAGACCGGGCAGCAGGTCCAGGAGGACGGCGCTCGGACGCCTCGTCGTACAAG CTCCTCCAGAGTTTGTTCAGTGGCCGCAGTCTGTCTCCAGACCAGCAGGGGCCAGCGCTGTCTTCAGCTGCACGGCGTCCGGTGTCCCTGACCCACACCTCATCTGGCTGAAGAACGGCAAACTGCTGATGCCCAGTGGCAACGTCAAGCTCACCAACGGGAACAC GACGCTTGCCATCACACGTATCACCCCAGACGACGAGGCCATCTATCAGTGCATTGCTGAAAACAGTGCCGGCACCAACCAGGCCAGTGCCCGCCTCGCCATCAGCCAAGGGTCCGAGCAACCCGAGGCCCCCACAGGCCTCCAGGTAGTGCCGCTTAGCTCCAGCAGTCTGCAACTCACCTGGGACCAGCCGGCAGAGCACGTGAGCCAGCAGATCATCGGATATGTCCTGCATATCAGGAAACTGGGGG AGCCGGACAGCGCTGAGCTGCAGGAGGCCGTCAGTAAAACCACCTTCAAACATGAATTCAACAACCTGGAAGCAGCCACCACCTACTCCATCTACCTGAAGGCGTACTCTGCTCTGGGCGGCAGTCAGCAGTCCAACAGCATCATGGCCACCACGCTGGGGGGCG TTCCCAGTCCTCCCAGTTTCTTCACTAAGGTCCTGAACCAGACTGCCATGCAGGTGTACTGGGAGCTTCCCAGCAAGCCAGGGAAGCTGGAGGGTTTCAGACTGGAGTACCACGGGGTTTCCAACCCAGAAATGCAGGGGCAGGAAATCTTCCCAGCACATATCAACACCCACACCATCTCCCACCTGG AGCCAGCGGCCGTTTATGAGATCCAGCTGGTGGCATTTAATGGGAACGGAGACAGTCCGTCTAACCGCCGCCTCGTGTCTCTGGCAGAGGGAGAAAGCGCTGCAGCAG CTGGTCCGAGCTGTAACTGTGATCCGTCCAACGGCTCGATGTCCACTCTGCTGGTCGGCCTTCACAGCGGCCTCGCCTGCATCCTCTGCTGCTTGCTGCTCATCCTGCTGGGATACAGACGCAA TTTTTTCTGCAGGAAGGCGGAGAGCTGGGAGACTCCGCCCACTTTGAACAGTGTCAGAGGTCCTAAAGGTCACACACCTGAGAGCTTTGAGCTCAGCCAG AGATGTGACTCCACCCCTGCTCCCGTGATGGTCATGGTCGAACCGGCTCCACCCGTCCAGCCCGGCACAGGATAA
- the polr3glb gene encoding DNA-directed RNA polymerase III subunit RPC7-like: MASRGRGQRMPSFTMDAVRGDGLPPSVQQPTPVFPVMEQKPLPLTGGEEAEYLLALKQDFRGAMRSLPCFIQPVVTRRDVERYSDKYNRSEQMDRLLDWAPDWKRFPRELRVHVRKTVRDGVLATVQSPPPPPPQMKKKNVKDKEELLLKLESLEKKEEQAASEDEEGDMKKKQEEEAEGEEEYDEEEFEEETDYIASYFDNGEDFGGDSDDNMDEAIY; this comes from the exons ATGGCGTCTCGTGGGCGGGGCCAGAGGATGCCGAGTTTCACCATGGATGCAGTTAGAGGAGATGGTCTGCCTCCGTCGGTGCAGCAGCCGACACCTGTGTTTCCT GTGATGGAGCAGAAGCCCCTCCCACTGACAGGTGGGGAGGAAGCAGAGTACCTGTTGGCCCTGAAGCAGGATTTCAGAGGCGCCATGAGGAGTCTGCCCTGCTTCATCCAGCCAGTGGTGACTCGCAGAG ATGTGGAGCGTTACTCTGATAAGTACAACAGGAGTGAGCAGATGGACAGGCTGCTGGACTGGGCTCCAG ACTGGAAGAGATTCCCCAGAGAGCTGCGAGTCCACGTCAGGAAAACTGTTAGAGACG gtgttTTGGCCACAGTTCAGTCTccaccgcctcctcctcctcagatgaagaagaagaatgtgAAGGATAAAGAGGAGTTGCTGCTCAAACTGGAG AGTCTagagaagaaggaggagcaggCGGCCTCAGAGGACGAGGAGGGAGACATGAAGaagaagcaggaggaggaggctgaaggagaggaggagtACGATGAAGAGGAGTTTGAGGAG GAGACGGATTACATCGCTTCGTACTTCGATAACGGCGAGGACTTTGGAGGAGACAGCGACGACAACATGGACGAGGCTATTTACTGA
- the LOC115794409 gene encoding hereditary hemochromatosis protein homolog: protein MFVFQLMFLSLLFYHTMNSVSGRHSLWVLASYIPGSTHFPEFTVVLMLDDIQVAYFDSKADRLMRVSGAGEHGAELNLGREAVYVLREIFSSMRKRLNLVKHRFNLTAEAIHIQQRMTGCEVLEDGEPVLIMFRDGSNGQDADSLLYNMTHFTYAGAEGWEIQWDAVKKTYVQMLYSNIYLPLCVRTLQHLLDREKHLVKRRVKPRVRFITKQVVGGAQVTCLATDFYPRHINLSLLRDGRPVDEGELTGGSVLPNGNGLYQVRKILMVSDEELQRKHSYTCEASHLSLDNRLEVSWRAESSRSHRVYVISAPVGLMLAAILLLLGMRRRRRKMEGSEGSTTETQEQAEESEQSDNLVS, encoded by the exons ATGTTTGTCTTCCAGCTGATGTTCCTGTCTCTGCTCTTCTACCACACGATGAATTCAG TTTCAGGACGACACTCCCTCTGGGTGCTCGCTTCCTACATCCCTGGCTCCACCCACTTCCCAGAGTTCACTGTTGTCTTGATGTTGGACGACATCCAGGTGGCATACTTTGATTCAAAGGCCGACCGGTTGATGAGGGTCAGCGGGGCAGGTGAGCATGGGGCAGAGCTTAACCTGGGCCGGGAGGCCGTGTATGTGCTACGAGAAATTTTCTCCAGCATGAGGAAGAGGCTGAATCTGGTGAAACATCGCTTTAACCTGACTGCTGAGGCCATTCACATCCAGCAGAGGATGACGGGTTGCGAGGTACTGGAGGACGGCGAGCCGGTGCTCATCATGTTCAGAGATGGCTCCAATGGGCAGGACGCAGACAGCCTGCTCTACAACATGACGCACTTCACGTATGCTGGGGCTGAAGGCTGGGAGATCCAATGGGATGCTGTGAAAAAGACGTATGTCCAGATGCTCTACTCCAACATCTACCTCCCACTCTGTGTGCGGACGCTCCAACACCTCCTGGACCGCGAGAAGCACCTTGTGAAGCGACGGGTGAAGCCTCGAGTCCGCTTTATTACGAAGCAAGTGGTGGGTGGTGCTCAGGTCACCTGCCTGGCCACAGACTTCTACCCTCGTCACATTAATCTGAGTTTGCTGCGTGACGGCCGGCCTGTGGATGAAGGCGAGCTGACTGGTGGCTCGGTGCTGCCCAATGGTAATGGCCTGTACCAGGTGAGGAAGATACTGATGGTCAGTGATGAGGAGCTACAGAGGAAGCATAGCTACACCTGTGAGGCGTCTCACCTGAGCCTGGACAACCGGCTAGAGGTGAGCTGGAGGGCGGAGTCATCACGCTCTCACAGAGTTTATGTAATCTCAGCTCCAGTCGGCCTGATGCTCGCTgccatcctgctgctgctggggatgaggaggagaagaaggaaaatGGAAGGGTCAGAGGGCAGCACCACAGAAACACAGGAGCAGGCTGAAGAGAGCGAGCAGTCAGACAACCTTGTGTCCTGA